cacgatcaccagaaaataaaataaaataaaaacacaatcaccagaaaataaaataaaacaaaaacacgatcagcacaaaataaaaaaaattaaaaacacacaatcatcagaaaataaaataaaaaaacacaatcaccagaaaataaaataaaataaaaacacgatcagcacaaaataaaaaaattaaaaacacacgatcaccagaaaataaaataaaataaaaacacaatcaccagaaaataaaataaaaacacaatcagcacaaaataaaaaaaattaaaaacacacaatcatcagaaaataaaataaaaaacacaatcaccagaaaataaaataaaaaaacacaatcaccagaaaataaaataaaataaaaacacgatcagcacaaaataaaaaaaattaaaaacacacaatcaccagaaaataaaataaaataaaaacacgatcagcacaaaataaaaaaaaattaaaaacacacaatcaccagaaaataaaataaaaaaacacaatcaccagaaaataaaataaaataaaaacacgatcagcacaaaataaaaaaaaattaaaaacacacaatcaccagaaaataaaataaaaaaacacaatcaccagaaaataaaataaaataaaaacacgatcagcacaaaataaaaaaaaattaaaaacacacaatcaccagaaaataaaataaaataaaaacacgatcagcacaaaataaaaaaaattaaaaacacacgatcaccagaaaataaaataaaataaaaacaatcaccagaaaataaaataaaacaaaaacacgatcagcacaaaataaaaaaaattaaaaacacacaatcatcagaaaataaaataaaaaacacgatcagcacaaaataaaaaaaattaaaaacacacgatcaccagaaaataaaataaaataaaacacaatcaccagaaaataaaataaaaacacaatcagcacaaaataaaaaaattaaaaacacacaatcatcagaaaataaaataaaaaaacacaatcaccagaaaataaaataaaaaaacacaatcaccagaaaataaaataaaataaaaacacaatcaggacaaaataaaaaaaattaaaaacacacaatcaccagaaaataaaataaaataaaaacacacaatcaccagaaaataaaataaaataaaaacacaatcagcacaaaataaaaaaaattaaaaaacacacgatcagcacaaaataaaataaaacacaatcagcacaaaataaagtaaaataaaaacacacaatcaccagaaaataaaataaaataaaataaaaacacaatcagcacaaaataaaaaaattaaaaacacacgatcagcacaaaataaaataaaataaaaacacaatcagcagaaaataaaataaactttacGCTGTGTAATCTGGATTCTAACCAATAATATTTAGGGTTTTCTTTAGCagtgtgtgactgtaaaattacagctttactatatttaaatcagcttaaaaaaatcattattatacagatatttaatttatttaaaaaatgtgtcctGATGTCAGATTTATTGAAGCTGTAACTGAGtgcattacatttatttatatttattatatttaccTGGACATTTTACCTGTTAAATGTCAGGTTCACCAGCAAAAACAATCTCATCTCCAAAAGGCATCGAGTCATATAATTATATCCTAATTACAGCGTGGATGCTGCTCATTTAAACAGAGAGACtgctgtttaaaatgacattttctgctcattcaTACCCCTCCTGTTTTCTCATTATTCTTTCTAATGTTTacctctgtttacatttttcatttctcttttttattgtaaattcaAGCACAaatttgcacctttttttcttctaccAGTATGATTTACTTTACACATTTTGCTTGTGGACACTTTGACTTTCCAGAGGAGGCTGAATAAATTGCCTATCTATTTAAATGTATTCAGATTTTCTGTGGTCCTACCTGCCCCACAGGGGGAGATCCGTCCCTGTCCGTCCCGGTGCTGGAGCTCCGTTTGGGCCTGGCTGAAGGGAAACTCCAGGCTGGACTGGAGCAGAACCGGAGGATGAACGGAGAAACCAGCAGGGAGGTCTGATACCTGAGAACACCTGAGATAACAGCAGGAAAACATACAGGAACGTCTGAATCAGAAAATGTTATTTCAAGAAGCTAGAAAAGAAAACGCAGACCGGATATTAGTCAGAGAACAACCGAGAGAAGCTGGAAACTGCAATAAATCCATTTTCCACAAGAAAGTAATCAGGAGTTAAACTGTAAAAGTTACCAACAGGttgtcagaaaataaacaaaaacagccacagctCCATCCCAAAGTCCAGAGAAGTCTTAGAAGTGTCTGATTTATTGTGGATCAACAGCGCAAAACCTAAAGATAGAAAACTTGCAGTGACATCTATTAATCCTCTGAAATCCACGACCAGCCGGTaggtttaaaagacattttatcCTTCATAAGAATCACCAAAGTGACACCATAAATCAGCCAGAAAttggaaaagaaacaaaagaatctTCAGATTTACAACTTTCCAAGGTTGGATGTGCAGTTTTGTGGGGAAAATTAAAACGgatatttcatttaattacTTCATTCTTTGGGTCTCAttcaaaatattgcaaaaataaaccTAACTacattctataaaaaaaaataaaattacacacattttgGCACAACTGAACAGAgagttggagatacattcagcagggagaaacatctttctacagatgatgagcagagtagagagaaaaagtttatagaggctggaaacatgaagacagataaaTACCGATAAAATGTGgagacaaaaccaccacaaagagacgcaaaatgacaaaaataagacacaaaatgacataaacaagagacagaaaaacaaaaaccctgaaataaaacaacacaaaagagacaaaatgacaaaaaaacacacacaaaactgagacgacaagagagactgagaggaaaatcaaagctactggatgaataaaatagtcagcatggctcagaaacagtgaacagaggagagagttgttggagatacattcagcatggagaaacatcttcctACAGTTCCTCACCTTGTGACCAGAGCTCTGAGCATCACCTCGGGGCTGTAAGGACACCGTCCCACCACCACGGCTCTGAAGTAGAGCGCCTCCTGGAGGTAGTGGGCCAGCAGAGCTCCCTGGAAGCCCAGAACCCCCCACCGGGCCAGTTTGTCGCTGCAGGACAGGGACAGGGTGGGTTCTCCTCGGCCCGGCTTCACCCTCAGAACCCCAGTGCTGTGGTAGCCCACCCCGGGGTGCAGGGGGTCCGCCGGGCCGCCAGGGACACACTTGGCCCCGGTTCTGTGGACGTCTGGAACCTGAGGAACGCCGTCGGTCATTTCCACTAATGTTTCTGTAGAGTCGGTCCTGGATTCAGACGgttctgtgtctctgctgtCTACTTGTTCCGTCTCTTTTAAATCCAGTCGGATCATCTTTGGGTTCTGATCTTCACTCGGTTCCTCGGCTTTTCTTTTCCGGTCTCCTCCTGCTTTATGAGCTACCTGTACAGGTGTGACCGGAGGGCAGGGCTGAGACTGGACGTCTTTCATGGGGATGATGGAGGCGTCTCCACCTGGAATAACAGACAAGTTCAGATGGATTCAGTGCTCTCTACCAGCAGTATTCACAATCATTTTGATCTACGTATGCTACACATTGCAGCATTGAAACTtcaagaaatgatgaaaaaatggtccaaaatggctcagaatggtctaaaatgagttcagatttttaaaaaatgcatcaaaatttgttcaaaatggtTGTAAAACGGTCCAAAATGAAGGTCAAAAGAGATTTTTTGGTGAATCAGATTCTGAGATGTTCTGGTCAGTCTACTGGGAACAAACTGGACTTACAGGGAGTGTGACTGGTGAAGAAGACGAAGGAAACTCCAGGTCTAAGCTTCCACTTTCCTCTCTGGTCTGATGGACAAAACACTGAACTGCTGCGACCGCTGACAGCTTCATGAAGCTGCTGGATCAGAtatctacaaacacacaaatatacacaacatTGGCAGCAGAAACTCGACTTTATTCATCCTATGACGTCAGAATGAAGCTCCAGAAGCAGTAAAACAGGTAAACACTCACCTGATGCAGCCTCTTCTGGCTATAACTTCTGCATGACTGTCATTAAGTACATCACCTGAACGAATtagagaataaaaacaacaataaatgcaACTTATAAATTAATAAAAGGCAGGTTTCCAGAGTGGTTAAAGATAAACttgcattattttacattttacatcatttaatATTTCCTAAAATTAGTTATTTGCTAagttaattcacattttatagattttatGAGACATTAAGTAGAATTTCATGCAGCACTGGAAGAAAAAGTGCCTGTTTCAGttcaatatttaacatttttccaaaCCAGCTGCATAAAAACTTGCGTACAAAATATCAATCTGAGGTTCAAATTGTGTAAAGActcacagagaaacagagaacagtgtGAAAACTTTCTCTGCTGCCAACAGAAACTCTGCAGACTGAATGGAAGCTGTTCAtaaggaaaaccaaaaacaggaaaaacccACCCTTGGGACTCATCGCTCTCTGTCCAATACATTTAGTGCCGGTTCCCATGGAAACGACCTCCTTCTCAACTacaaaagaaggaaaattaATTCTTCTCATCTTTATACTCTTCTTTTCTACACATTTCTACCCTAGATTCATGACTTTTGTGCACCAATCAAGGctgaaaagtcatttttttcaagtattctctaaaaaaa
This window of the Acanthochromis polyacanthus isolate Apoly-LR-REF ecotype Palm Island chromosome 8, KAUST_Apoly_ChrSc, whole genome shotgun sequence genome carries:
- the adat1 gene encoding tRNA-specific adenosine deaminase 1 isoform X2, with amino-acid sequence MGTGTKCIGQRAMSPKGDVLNDSHAEVIARRGCIRYLIQQLHEAVSGRSSSVFCPSDQRGKWKLRPGVSFVFFTSHTPCGDASIIPMKDVQSQPCPPVTPVQVAHKAGGDRKRKAEEPSEDQNPKMIRLDLKETEQVDSRDTEPSESRTDSTETLVEMTDGVPQVPDVHRTGAKCVPGGPADPLHPGVGYHSTGVLRVKPGRGEPTLSLSCSDKLARWGVLGFQGALLAHYLQEALYFRAVVVGRCPYSPEVMLRALVTRCSQVSDLPAGFSVHPPVLLQSSLEFPFSQAQTELQHRDGQGRISPCGAAISWCNVPEQPLDVTANGYKHGVTRKALGTPKARSLLCKLELFRSFLSLVSATDPSALPDSLRRSDLQTYWDYKQASSWYQQAQQQLLLQAFPLWPRSDRNLLLFR
- the adat1 gene encoding tRNA-specific adenosine deaminase 1 isoform X1, producing the protein MLDPDEVSRLCYERFQQLPRRGKPEPGREWTLLAAVLQVTRRESPDLVEKEVVSMGTGTKCIGQRAMSPKGDVLNDSHAEVIARRGCIRYLIQQLHEAVSGRSSSVFCPSDQRGKWKLRPGVSFVFFTSHTPCGDASIIPMKDVQSQPCPPVTPVQVAHKAGGDRKRKAEEPSEDQNPKMIRLDLKETEQVDSRDTEPSESRTDSTETLVEMTDGVPQVPDVHRTGAKCVPGGPADPLHPGVGYHSTGVLRVKPGRGEPTLSLSCSDKLARWGVLGFQGALLAHYLQEALYFRAVVVGRCPYSPEVMLRALVTRCSQVSDLPAGFSVHPPVLLQSSLEFPFSQAQTELQHRDGQGRISPCGAAISWCNVPEQPLDVTANGYKHGVTRKALGTPKARSLLCKLELFRSFLSLVSATDPSALPDSLRRSDLQTYWDYKQASSWYQQAQQQLLLQAFPLWPRSDRNLLLFR